In the Ipomoea triloba cultivar NCNSP0323 chromosome 6, ASM357664v1 genome, one interval contains:
- the LOC116021866 gene encoding epidermis-specific secreted glycoprotein EP1-like, translating into MSPSYSSTLIFLLVSIQILSCFAQVPAKNTFKLVNEGELGPYVVEYRADYRVLDVFNNPFQLCFYNTTPNAYTLALRMGTVRSELRMRWVWEANRGRPVRDGATFELRKDGNLVLADVDGRVAWQSGTANKGVVGFKLLPNGNMVLHDTKGNFVWQSFDYPTDTLLVGQSLRQSGPRKLVSRALEAKNANGPYTMILEPTRLGFYNQTKNSGRPILYHDSSKWFSVGKSSLEEVKFNAGPQALKWEYKVAKSPKLGAHIMARPKFNTTLTYLRLEIDGNLKTYTFYSDAEDNFHWGESFKLL; encoded by the coding sequence ATGTCTCCCTCCTACTCTTCAACTCTCATCTTTCTCCTTGTTTCCATCCAAATCCTTTCCTGTTTTGCCCAAGTTCCGGCCAAGAACACCTTCAAGCTTGTCAATGAAGGGGAACTTGGCCCTTACGTTGTCGAATACCGAGCCGATTATCGTGTTCTTGATGTGTTTAATAATCCTTTCCAACTTTGCTTTTACAACACCACTCCGAATGCGTACACCTTAGCACTGCGCATGGGCACGGTGCGCTCTGAGCTTCGTATGCGGTGGGTGTGGGAAGCTAACCGAGGGAGGCCGGTTCGTGACGGGGCCACCTTCGAGCTCCGAAAAGACGGTAACCTCGTCCTCGCCGACGTTGACGGTCGGGTGGCGTGGCAATCCGGCACGGCCAACAAGGGTGTGGTTGGGTTCAAGTTGCTACCAAATGGTAACATGGTGCTTCATGACAccaagggtaattttgtctggCAAAGTTTTGATTACCCCACTGATACTCTCTTGGTGGGCCAGTCTCTCCGTCAATCTGGCCCAAGGAAACTGGTGAGTAGGGCCTTAGAGGCCAAGAATGCCAACGGCCCATATACGATGATTCTTGAGCCCACCAGGTTGGGCTTTTACAACCAAACCAAGAACTCTGGCAGGCCCATTTTGTATCATGACTCTTCAAAGTGGTTCTCTGTTGGCAAGAGTAGTTTAGAGGAGGTGAAGTTCAATGCTGGGCCTCAAGCATTGAAATGGGAGTACAAGGTGGCTAAATCTCCAAAGTTGGGGGCCCATATTATGGCCCGGCCCAAATTCAACACCACTTTGACTTATCTTCGTTTGGAAATTGATGGAAATCTCAAGACCTACACTTTCTATTCTGATGCAGAAGACAATTTCCATTGGGGTGAAAGCTTTAAGCTACTTTAa